The sequence cggtggtagcagctttttcctcagatatttctcatacgttccTACTTCTAatgggtgcttggatcacgcctttacccaacagatcttccagaattctgtttCTAAaccatttagcaagtcccatggcctttactaGGCCCGTCCGatgagatactcctcctcggacaactcctctgCCCCTTGTAGCGCGGATTGACCTGTGGGCCCTGAAGACTCTaattgaacagacttataccaactaaccaggctcaaggcccaaacgtgcatttaagcatttttaccccctatatatatattaataggtaaatcttcgagaaaattaaattagattctgtaattaaagtctaattttgcgttATGTgccttaaattatttatttgtagaaAGAATTTTATATCTTACTTTTGGAGTCAAATGTGGGATCATATTATAAATATCCACCCGAGTAAGTTATTACgttcaaaaaccaaagagtctagaattaatgaacttaattttttttttaaatggaccatttaaattttctacctaataatatccttataagactttttaaagagttagaAAAATATAGGAAtaactatcaataatatttaaatttatatgtaagaattatactatgcatcttaatgtatatcTTTTAATTATATCCATACATATGTATGGAGTTACaagctagtgtgtgtgtgtgtgtgtgtgtgtgtgtgtgtgtaaagtttagagaaaattaaatTCGAATTTGAAATTCGAATCTagttttgcgccatgtgtctaaatttatgtggggaccacaccataattatccacttaagtttgtATCATGTGTTCACTTAAGTTTTTTTatctttgtgccaagtgagttaatgaatgcaaaatactaaaaatctaatattaattaataaattatataaaaaaaatcaatcacatattcacatatactcaataaaaatcaccacacaatAAAGATCATCCCACATTCtatcttatttaaaattagaagaagaaaaaaataatcataagttgtattaaatttaggtaaaaattttaatatgtgaccaATTTCAtgtaatctttttaaaataagttgactaattatttatatttttatgataaaaattatatttaattttatatgtatCTATAcatatgcatgtgttacatgctatttttttttaataatatgactaattatttatatttttataataaaaattgtgtttaattttaaatgcatccatgTGTTTGCATGGGTTATAtgctaatttatatatattgtatataataaTTGGTGAAGttaagagaaactcaaattaaaattttaaattaaaattctaattttgcaccatgtgttctaaattatttattcttaaagcgttttatttcttaattttagaatcaaatgtgaaaccacatcataaatattcatctaagtgagttattaagtacaaaaactaaagagtatcgaataaatgaattgtaaaaaaaaaaaaaaaaatatatttcacaataaaaaaatagacaaattacattttatacctaataatattcttacaaaattttttaaagagttaacaaaacataaaaatgactatcaataataattaaattatatatgtatgaattATATTACGCaccttattgtatatctttaagtgtatccatgcatatgcatgaagtTACAAgttagtctatatatataaaaataggtAAAGctaagagaaactcaaattagaattccaaattagagttccaattttgtgccatatgtcctaaattatttattcttaaagagttttatttcttaattttagaatcaaatgtgggaccacatcataaatattcatccaagtgagtcattaagtataaaaatcaaagaatctagaataaatgaatcgtaaaaaaaaaaagtgcttcacaataaatttttttttttttaaatgaacaatttacattttatacctaataatatccttacaaatttttttaaagagtttacaaaatataaaaatgactataaataatatttaaattatatatataggaattatattgtgcatcttattgtatatttttaagtatatccatgcatgTGCATGGGGTTATAAgctaatatatattaataagtataactgaaagaaaattcaaatagaTTGCAAATTGGACTTTAATTCGAGTCTAATTTTGTatcatgtgtctcatctaatctaagttttaaatttttgtgctaagtgagttaatttagtgtaaaaattggattttaattagaattttattttacatcacgtgtcccatttaatttttttaaaacttttttgtgtcaagtgagttaatttagtattaaaaatgagaagtcCAATAGAAGTAAAcctaagtaatatatatataacaaacaaAGCTTTGAGAAAATTCTATTAGaattaaaattagattttgccTTGTTAGCttttcatacaaattaaattgtttagatttttgctgttattttttttctaaactaatgagtgtatttgtttttatttatttattattatttctatttacatattttttatgcgAAAATCTTGAATGtaacaaattgtaattgagCTAAACGATCTAATGCACCTATCACCATTCAATTTAAGAGATACTATTAAaccaatttattcttttattttgtgttgtatttagtagaatttcatgGACAGTGATggtgaattgatattgtatacgTAGTGtccaatagtgattttcaaaattatatacataacaACAGTGTAATAAGAAACTTAACGTAACTAATACCATTAAAATTGCAAGGGAAAATCATTTTAGTACCTCCAATTGTCCTGATCGAACTAATGTCTTAGATATTTAATAACctaaactaacatcaatattaccattataatttattattcgTGTGCTTAAGCACGAGTTATATACTAGTTTGTTTTATAACTAgtacattaaaattttcattttatcaatattttattatagtattaTATAATTGATATCAAAGATGTGATGcgattaaaaatatatgtatgaaaTTATTTGTAAGTTGAAGGAAAATTGTGTATAGAGAGAGATTCATGTGATTGTTTAGTATGGATTTCtgcaattcattaaaaaataataaaaaagacgTATACAAATTCAAGTTAACAAGTGGCATTGTGAATAGACTTTAAGATTTACACGTGATCTTGTTTCCCTAGCATCAtagatgaaaaattttgtatgcgCCAGGCGCATGAGCCTTTCCCCTCAGATGGCCAAGCCCCACACTTGTGGGGTCCATCTGTCAGTGAGAGAGATATCTCATGCGCCAGGCGCATGAGATACTCTCTCCATCATAGAGTAATTATGAGTGCTTTCATTCTGCTCAACCATTCAGACTTCAAGCTTTTTTTTACTACcttggtttggttttttaaCAAAGAGTTAAATTAATGGGGTGCTGAGTCATCAATTTAAAATAGGAGAACATCAAAGGCATAGTTAGACTTAGACTGAGGGAGAGTAAGACCAAACTTAAGACAATTAGAGCTCTAATTGTCTCAATTGGATGGGAAGAGTTGGGAGGACCATCCTCCAGGAGGTTCTAGTAATTTCTCCCATGTCATTACTCCTTATATATAGCAACTCAACCAAACTCcagaaaaaaaatctagcaaTTAAATATGTAGTACTGGCAAATACCAGACCCAGCTACCAAAGTTCAAACCTCAAACAACACAAACACATCATTCTAACTCTAACCAAACATCTGGCTAGGCCAtagaaaaaggaaaggagaaaatGATACCAGCATGCATTCATCACCTCACAACCCAACCAGCTTGGCTTCTATTTCTCTCATTCAtaggttttctttcctttctcaaACACTCAATCTCTATTCTCAAATGGGTCTTCATCACATTTCTCAGACCCCCAAAAGACCTCAAGAAATATGGTTCATGGGCTCTTGTCACTGGAGCCACAGATGGTATTGGAAAAGCCTTTGCTTACCAACTTGCCAGGAAAGGCCTAAACCTAATACTAGTCAGCCGAAACTACAATAAGCTCAGAACTGTTTCAAAGGAAATTCAAGCTGATTTTCCATACACCCAGATAAAGATTATTCCTTTAGATTTCTCTGGCAACATCTCAGCTGGTGTTCGTCTAATAGAGGAAGAGATCAAAGGGTTGGACGTTGGCATTTTGATAAACAATGTGGGGATAACTTACCCTTCAGCGATGTATTTTCATGAGGTGGATGAGAAGGTGTGGATGAACATTGTTAAGGTGAATCTAGAAGGGACTACTAAGGTCACAAAGGCTGTCCTGCCAGGAATGATTCAAAGGAAGAGAGGAGCCATTGTGAATATTGGATCTGGAGCAGCCATTGTTGTGCCTTCCCATCCTCTTTTCACAATCTATGCTGCTACAAAAGCGTAAGCATATATCAAACTTTCTCTTTctactctttgttttttttaaagcatggCTGCCTCttattatactattttacaaGTACAGACTGTACAGTATaaatcttctttgtttttttttgttttttgttttttttttcaaataatccAGTAATTATAACGAGGTAGGATTTAAACTATTGAGATTTCTGTTAAAAACACGATATGTGATTTGAATTACAAGCCCCtaataaatacttaaaaattaaatagtaaataatttgTAAGATAATTATAGTAaactttttttctataattattgtaaaatttataatactcGAATATCATGATTTAGCTAATTAGAggaaatattaattgaaaaaatgaaTACATTATGGTAGAGTAGACTGGTAGAGTAGTGTAGTAGgttgtttatttgttatttggTAGGTAAGGTGCATGACAAAATTTAATCTGAAAATTTAATGCAAACAGAATTGTCATTAAAACCACCGATCAGATCCACTTAAACCATTTTCATactctaggttttttttttattttatatatatataaaaaacgaTAGGatgatagaaattttattgtcATATTGAGATGAACTTGCCATCTCTTtgaaataattgataaaatttaaattttatacttCTTGATTCAGTGGCGGCTTCAGTAGTTTTTTTTGGAGtggtcattaaaaaacttaaattatataaaatctaataaaaagtgAACTTTatacattaacaaaaaaaaaaaacacacacacacacacgcaaatacataaaatcttacaatttttttctacaaaatttgaaattgttaTATGATAGTTTCACTATCAATGTTGCAAGATATATCTTTTCAAAAATGTAGTTAAATAAAAGTTTTCttggactttttatttttatttttaaggacctaatatattgttaagagaaccaaagtttaagaacaaaatttggctacaaacttagttgcAGTCACTTTCACTAAAtgaaataatattgttatatattttgaaaatctaattgatgaattacatgttctcaatgttcttaaaaaatgtcaaaatttcatattaatcggatgttatttactatttaatccataaaattattttttatgtataatttagactacaaaaactcaaaatttaaatatttgattaacgacataactattgatcttttatcttcttgaaattttgcaagtgtGGAagatttaagaagaaaatgtaattaaacggtggatttgttaaaattcacattcaataaaaaaaaaatcttgcataGAGTTGTAGCCTTAGTTTACAACCAAACTTATTACCAAATTTtgtctaaaatttaattatgttgggcttaaaaaaatttaggatgaTCACAAAGTTCTTTCAAggataaaaaaaagtcataaatttttaaaatttatacataataattgttttttttcccatGTCAAGGGCGGCTCTACATATATTCAATTTACAGAATACATTGCATTAATATTCAAAGcatattttttctaatatatatattgtatcaactatactttattagaaaataattagaatattttaagaaaagtCTGAGACTAACACTCATAAGTCTCATCTACTATATATTTCCATTTTTCACTTAACCAAAgaacaaattgtaaaaattttccaCGAAATGCACGGGTCTGTGACTAATTATAGTAGTTTGTAAGCCCTTGTAGATCTATTAGGTTAATTAATATTTCAGTACAAACTAGtggaaaaaaagatttaaaaggGTAATTTAGCAAATTAAATGGAGAAAGGGCAAAAATGAGAattaacttatattttttttaagaagaaactAGAAATTTTATTCAGAAAAAGACAAATTTGCCTGATAAGTAGCAAATGTGTGAGATGAAACATCTTCTATCTACACTGAGAAACTAGTGACATGACATGTATGACTTACACGTGAGTATTAATTAATCTTAAGCTAACAGCCACTAAGAATATGGGGGTAAATATTTGATGCAATCATGCAATGGAGTagtaatattataaatattcataATTTGAGATGCAAAGCCGTATCTTATAATATAGGGTGAATTtgtacaaaaattttatatatcgGCAAACAAACTTTGGTcagttgattctcaaaaaaaaaaaaaaaaaacctttggtCACTTGCCACACGAGTCTCGCATGCCCCTGCCACAATAAATAAAGAGCCCATTCCTTTTGCCGCCTTAGCTACCCAATAGAAATTGCCACGATACCAGTGATACATCAAATTCAAAGAAATGTGaaaagtggattataaatatgaGAAATACTAATGGATGTCATCATGATAATagttaaaaatctatttttaaaaaaattatgggaaaagaagaaaaaataattaatgttataacaatttttttttaatttctcataaaagtagtgtcaaaacttttctaaaatggattgttaactattattttaagagcACTCGTTTGCATGACCCTATAAATGTCATATCTAATTAATGTCAACGGCAAAATATAACCTAACTAACAACAAGAGTCTATAGAGAACTTTTGTATACAAATCTTACCTTATGAAAATagtattcttcttctttataaGAATAGTGTTAAGtgtggaaaaaagaaatttatagttAGGGAGATGTCAACATATGATGGTGTTAGGTAATTAATTTAACTGAtgatattttcatatatattgtataaagaaggttttattttttttaaaaagaaagaaaatgaaaaaagaccTCAAACAATATATTCGATAGGCCTAATGTAGTGACCAAAAAGGTCAAGAGGTGCGGCCACGTGGACGGGTGTGGGTGCAATGAGGTGATGATTTGCAATCTATGGTACCGCATATTGCCTAGGTGTGGTAAAggag comes from Castanea sativa cultivar Marrone di Chiusa Pesio chromosome 3, ASM4071231v1 and encodes:
- the LOC142629692 gene encoding very-long-chain 3-oxoacyl-CoA reductase-like protein At1g24470 is translated as MIPACIHHLTTQPAWLLFLSFIGFLSFLKHSISILKWVFITFLRPPKDLKKYGSWALVTGATDGIGKAFAYQLARKGLNLILVSRNYNKLRTVSKEIQADFPYTQIKIIPLDFSGNISAGVRLIEEEIKGLDVGILINNVGITYPSAMYFHEVDEKVWMNIVKVNLEGTTKVTKAVLPGMIQRKRGAIVNIGSGAAIVVPSHPLFTIYAATKAYIDKLSKSLDVEYKHNGIDVQCQVPLYVATKMVSKVAAIERSSLFIPLADDYAGAAVHQIGYEARCTPYWAHSLQWCFARLLPEALLDSWRLSIGIQRRGQVIA